The Theobroma cacao cultivar B97-61/B2 chromosome 2, Criollo_cocoa_genome_V2, whole genome shotgun sequence genome includes the window TCACCGGCCCCCCCTTTCTCATATGGTTACGTGCTCTTTTTCGTTTCCATTTTCCCTGCCATGTTTATGCAAAAAGATAGCAGGTGCAGCATACCCAAACTCAGAAATTAACATCCCTTTCTAGAACTCCATAAACTGAAACAGATCAAATTGGTTCAGGCAATGGGGTTGGTcttatctataaaaaaaccaaaactttTAAGGTCCACTTGGTCGGCTAAGTATTTCAAGAAGGGTCCATCTTTAGACTTCTTGGCCATAAGCCACCCTACTTGGTGAGTTACCCAGATTAATCAAGGAGCAGACAAATTATTAGCAAcgtttaaaacaaaaaaagaaaagaaaagaaaataatgatgaaacaattgatttgattttgaccTGATTCCAATCACGGGAGACTAAGCAAAGTTGCAACACGTGGTAGAGACAAACCATACTATTCATGCTACTTCcatcaaagaacaaaaacGAAGTCCTATTGGTATTTCTCTGTTTTGgtaagagatttttttttcttacaatTTCGTTCTGATCGACAAGCATCCTCTCCTGGATTGTGCTTGCATCATCTCACACGTCAAGTCCATGAGAGTTTTCCTTTGTTAATTGCTGTGAAAAAAGGTTAATAAAGGAGTCATCTAGAAGATTATCGAACCCTTCAACGTCTTAATTAGTAGGtttttccatcattttctATGAATAATGCTGAAGCAATTCTTTAGCTTTATGCTAAGCACCAAATGTTCAGCCTTCGTGATACTTACCAAACAAAGCAATAACCCCCCACTGCAAGCCATTTTTATGTACTATATACtcaattgaaattttttaaaagcattCGAGTTTTTGGTTTATTGGCTGATACATAATTTCTCTACGGATTTGAATCCCCTTctcttaaattcaaaaaataaaaaataaaatttcttacaGAAATATCTTATACATAAGTATTGGtatatacaataataatattttcttttaaatgtaaaatcaAGAATTGCAAGCATTTTTTGTTAGATTACTTATTTGTAAAAATGTTTGCATTGATCATACCAAATTGTTTCCCCTTTTGGACCTAAAAATGTGGTTAGGCCAATGATAATGAGTGTTTGTAAATCAAGGAATTGTTAaggtattatatatatatatatatactatataggaaaatgttttctcattagataatttttatgcattagataaaaaaatattttattaatttaaacaagGGATAAAGCAGGATTTagtcatcaaattttttaaaatttgtacatattttaaatatattgagcTTTTATTTGGCTCAAATCGAATTAGGAGTAAAGTAATTTTTTCGTCACTGATGGTCCAATATTTTAAACAATTGTTCTTACacaacttttcattttttttttcatttaaagtttgaatcaaaatagaaGAGTGCAATGATTTTTGTGGTGATTTATGGCCAAAACACAAACAACATGGATGCCATGGAGAAGTTGACATACCAAGGGGGAAAAGAGTAGGCCATGTAGGCGTAGCTAGTTAGCCAAGTAATGTATCCTGCATAGAATATTCAGTCCACTATTCCCTctcaacaaaaaataaaaaataaattatttttttcgaTGAAATTGATTATTCTGAatctgtaattttttttttatagaagaaAATTAACAGTAAATTGTACAAGAATTATTGCTATGTGGgaattgaatttaatatccttaaatcaagttaaagttaaaaattttacccATTCATCTATTGTTTTCCtcattcttcacatttttatttttatttttcaatgcTTCAAGAAGTGTTGGCACCCCGTAACCCACCATGCAAAAGATGACGAAATTAAATTGTCTGATATCTTATCTCTTTATGGCTTTTGAACAGTCTTTCTCATACAATTATTCAGAGAGGTTGGGTCAAGTCCATTCCCCCCATGTAGCAATGGaggataatatatatacaaaccaacaaaaatgattaaaataacaaaatttctTTGTCCCTTGCCTGTCCATATGTcacttttatatttaatatttgtgAAAGTTCGCTGTCATCCATCCAACTCTTGACACTGCTCAATCTGTGGCCATGGATATTTTGCAGTGAATTCTCTGTTTACAAGAGGTAAAAAACCCACTTCAATTAGCCCTTATAAATAGGCTTCCATGTACACCATTTCATTCCAGGCACACTAGCAAGGTCTAGAGCAcaaaaatggagaaaatggAGGAGagtaataaaaaagaaaccaatGTTAAAAGGCAGAAGGGAGGAATGATCACCATGCCTTTCATTTTTTGTaagttttgttaattttatgtgtatatgcaTGTGTGTACGTGCATGCGTTTATGCGTAATTACGTGTGtataatgaattatgaaatttCTTATTGTATTTTCGACTTTGGCTTAATTTATTGCTGGTTTTGTTTATGGATGCAGCAAATGAGGTCTGTGAGAAATTGGCTGTGGTAGGATTCAATACTAATATGATTAGCTACCTAACGACTCAGATTCATATGCCATTAACCAAAGCTGCCAACACTGTGACGAACTTCGGTGGAACTGCTAGCTTGACACCGCTGCTTGGTGCCTTCATAGCCGATTCATACGCCGGACGTTTCTGGACTATAACAGTCGCTTCCATCATATATCAAATGGTAAGATCCATGAAAGAGATACTTAACCTTTGGCTTGTAGTCGAGAATTCTCGCTAGAGGAAGGATCAAAGATTCTGTGTTGCTTTATGTCAACATCAAGCTAGCCTTCCCTTCCCTTTCCTTTTTGGGTTTCTGAAGTCGTAATTATTAACAAAAGCTTTGCTCTTGAATCAGGGGATGACATCTTTAACTCTATCAGCTATACTTCCACAATTCAGGCCGCCACCATGTAAAGGTGAGGAAGTGTGCCAGCAAGCTACGGCAGGACAGTTGGCAATCCTGTATGGATCTCTCCTACTAGGAGCCTTGGGGTCAGGAGGGATCAGACCTTGTGTGGTTGCATTTGGGGCAGACCAGTTCGATGAAACCGACCCAAAGCAATCAACCAAGACATGGAAATACTTCAATTGGTACTACTTCGTCATGGGGGCATCAATGCTGGTGGCTGTGACAGTTCTTGTCTACATTCAGGACAACTTCGGGTGGGGATGGGGCCTCGGAATCCCCACCATTGCCATGTTCCTTTCGATCATCACTTTCATCGCCGGTTACCCACTTTACCGGCACATGGATCCGGCAGGGAGTCCGTTCACCCGCTTGTTACAGGTTTCGGTGGCAGCTTTCAAGAAGAGGAAATTGACCATGGTTACTGATCCACAGTTGCTGTACCGGAATGAAGAGCTTGACGCAGCAATTTCTTTAGGTGGAAAACTTGTTCACACAGAACAAATGACGTGAGTTGTGTCTTTTCCTTCCTTCGTCTCCTCCAACAAACAGACAAATTTGCATTAGTTCATTGTCATAATTAAGAGGAAAAACAGGCTACTCATCAATGGAATCGAATCGGTCTAGAAACCGACCGTAATAATAAATAGAATAGTAACATCAGATTCAGACCATGTTGTTTAAAGAGAATAGTACCTTATGATTTGAgacataaaacaaaataataaagtatctatcttatcttattaaattaatattaattatataaaataaaaactaaaaaaattaaaaattctttaattatttgtagtttactctttttttaaccatttatAACTCTTACTTTTTTGTAgttcatattaattttttaatattaaaagtaaaaaagggcattaatttttttccatgTCAAGTCTAACATGAACGACTGATGCAGTAAATGCaaattaatgataaaatttctCACTTTGCAATTGATCAGGTCTTCTCATATCTTCTTTTCAGTTTTCTAAAATGGAAAACTGGGAAGTAGATAAGATCTGCTTCGAGGATTTGATCGTTACCCAACTTTCTTTATTAGTCAGAGTCAGTTTTAATTGTTAGGATGGGAAAAAAGAGTCAATTATTTCTGAATTGTACAATAATTGGGAGCTAGGGCCACAACCCTCAAATCCTTTCAGCACCACCACAGACACACTTGATCCCTACCATAATTGCATGTTAGCAAAGAAAACAGAAGAGCTTTTTTAGTGTCTTTATCAGAAACAAATACACCTGCAAATTCCAGCGGACACTGAGTGCAATTTGTGGGATTATCTGCTCCTTAGCTGGCCCCTGGCAGGCTTGGCCTGGAGAGGAAAGCCATGGAAATTATGAATATCGGCCCTCTGATAATgctgaaataagttgaaaaagtTGACTTGTCTTTTGTTTGCATGTGTATTAGACCAAACATTGATTGATACCAAAAACATATAGTATGTTATTAAAGCTTAAATTTGCTTGCAATAACATGGTTTTAGCTTGAAAGTAATGATATGGGTCTAAGTAATGTATATGGGTGAATTGCAGATTTCTTGACAAGGCAGCCATTGTGACTGAGGAAGATAATGTGAAATCCTCTCAAGCTCCTAATCTATGGAGACTAAACACTGTGCATCGAGTTGAGGAACTGAAATCTGTGATCCGAATGGGACCAATATGGGCAGCAGGAATCCTCCTCATCACAGCTTATGCTCAGCAGAGCACATTCTCCCTCCAACAAGCCAAAACCATGGACAGGCACCTGACAAAATCCTTCGAAATCCCTGCTGGTTCCATGTCTGTCTTCACCATGGTCTTCATGCTCTTCACCATAGCCCTTTACGACCGGGTTCTAGTCCGCATTGCCCGCAGATTCACGGGGCTCGACCGGGGTATCACCTTCTTGCACCGGATGGGAATCGGATTCGTGATATCAGTGTTAGCCACTCTTGTAGCAGGCTTCATCGAAATAAAGCGTAAACAAGCAGCTTTCGCTCACGGGCTTCAAGACAAGGCTCACGGTATCATCCCCATCTCAGTTATCTGGCTCGTGCCACAGTACGCCCTCCATGGAATAGCTGAAGCTTTCATGTCGATCGGACACTTGGAATTCTTTTATGATCAGTCACCTGAAAGCATGAGGAGCACTGCTACTGCACTGTTTTGGACTTCAATTTCAGTTGGGAACTACGTAAGCACGCTGCTGGTTTCTTTAGTGCACAAATTCAGTGCTGGACCTGATGGATCAAATTGGCTTCCGGATAATAACTTAAACAAGGGAAAGTTGGAGTATTTTTACTGGTTGCTCACCGGATTGCAGGTTGTTAATCTTCTTTACTACATCTGTTGCGCCAAGGTCTATACTTACAAGCCGATTCAAATCCATAGCAAAGACAGCGAACCTGAAAAAGATGGATTAGAGCTTGCAAGCACGGTTTAGTCTGCATTTCCAGGGTCTATCTAGCTAGTTAATGATACATCTTGTAGAGTAAGTTTAGGAGATTTTAATCTGAATCATAAGCAtgtaaaatactaaataataatagaaaaaaaaacgCACTGCAAGAATTACATTTTCTGATAGATGAATCATAAAGAATTTCGAAACCactctgttttttctttctctttttttctttctattaatTTTGGTTTACCAAGCAAATTAAGCAAGAGCAAGAGAGACAAGAATATTCCTTAATACTAAACAATCAATAtcgtctttcttttttgtcttaaACTAGAAGGAAAAGTGGGGTGTCctgattttcaaatttggcTGGTCTTAGTTATGGAAAATTGATGGCAGAAGGGCAATTGTCCATCCCAAGTTCCCA containing:
- the LOC18610502 gene encoding protein NRT1/ PTR FAMILY 3.1 — translated: MEKMEESNKKETNVKRQKGGMITMPFIFSNEVCEKLAVVGFNTNMISYLTTQIHMPLTKAANTVTNFGGTASLTPLLGAFIADSYAGRFWTITVASIIYQMGMTSLTLSAILPQFRPPPCKGEEVCQQATAGQLAILYGSLLLGALGSGGIRPCVVAFGADQFDETDPKQSTKTWKYFNWYYFVMGASMLVAVTVLVYIQDNFGWGWGLGIPTIAMFLSIITFIAGYPLYRHMDPAGSPFTRLLQVSVAAFKKRKLTMVTDPQLLYRNEELDAAISLGGKLVHTEQMTFLDKAAIVTEEDNVKSSQAPNLWRLNTVHRVEELKSVIRMGPIWAAGILLITAYAQQSTFSLQQAKTMDRHLTKSFEIPAGSMSVFTMVFMLFTIALYDRVLVRIARRFTGLDRGITFLHRMGIGFVISVLATLVAGFIEIKRKQAAFAHGLQDKAHGIIPISVIWLVPQYALHGIAEAFMSIGHLEFFYDQSPESMRSTATALFWTSISVGNYVSTLLVSLVHKFSAGPDGSNWLPDNNLNKGKLEYFYWLLTGLQVVNLLYYICCAKVYTYKPIQIHSKDSEPEKDGLELASTV